From Rhodamnia argentea isolate NSW1041297 chromosome 10, ASM2092103v1, whole genome shotgun sequence, a single genomic window includes:
- the LOC115733395 gene encoding OVARIAN TUMOR DOMAIN-containing deubiquitinating enzyme 4 isoform X4 — MEVFSGYSRPKYIHLNGSEVPNSVTTTGFKESQGGCFGSCISKHGRVMRSLVIGDSVGGTIPQKGHFSISTVCDGINAKLLFTEQGMPRKVRYSVRRFSWPRGHASAGLLLGLLVCYSSLEPVHAEAANDNGKEGNCKDLSCAKLSHGKKVYSDYSVTGIPGDGRCLFRSVAHGACLRSGRPAPSESLQRELADELRGLVADEFIKRREETEWFVEGDFDTYVSQMRKPHVWGGEPELLMASHVLRMPITVYMYDKDAGGLISIAEYGQEYDKENPIRVLYHGSGHYDTLLIPGKKDVKSGL; from the exons GTGTTTTCTGGGTATTCCAGGCCAAAGTATATTCATCTGAATGGATCTGAAGTGCCAAACTCTGTAACTACTACTGGCTTTAAAGAGAGCCAAGGTGGATGTTTTGGATCCTGCATCTCCAAGCATGGGCGAGTCATGCGGTCTTTAGTGATTGGAGATTCAGTTGGTGGTACAATTCCTCAAAAAGGACACTTTTCAATATCAACAGTATGTGACGGTATCAATGCCAAACTATTGTTTACAGAGCAAGGGATGCCTAGGAAAGTTAGATATAGTGTGCGCCGTTTTTCTTGGCCTCGAGGGCATGCCTCTGCTGGTTTGCTTCTTGGGCTATTGGTTTGTTATTCAAGTTTGGAACCAGTGCATGCTGAAGCAGCCAATGATAATGGGAAAGAGGGAAATTGCAAGGACTTGTCATGTGCAAAACTTTCGCATGGGAAGAAGGTCTATTCTGATTACTCTGTCACTG GCATACCTGGAGATGGCAGATGTTTATTTCGTTCTGTTGCTCATGGGGCCTGTCTTCGGTCCGGAAGACCAGCTCCGAGCGAGAGCCTTCAGAGAGAACTTGCGGATGAATTACGGGGTTTA GTTGCTGATGAGTTCATCAAAAGACGGGAAGAGACAGAATG GTTTGTTGAAGGTGATTTTGATACGTATGTCTCGCAAATGAGGAAGCCACATGTATGGGGAGGTGAGCCTGAATTGCTCATGGCATCTCATGTTC tcagGATGCCTATCACGGTATACATGTACGATAAGGATGCAGGAGGCCTTATATCAATAGCCGAGTATGGCCAAGAATACGACAAAGAGAATCCCATAAGAGTTCTGTACCATGGTTCTGGCCATTATGATACTTTGCTAATTCCTGGCAAGAAGGATGTGAAGTCGGGACTTTAA
- the LOC115733395 gene encoding OVARIAN TUMOR DOMAIN-containing deubiquitinating enzyme 4 isoform X2 codes for MQSNAKMIACSSLRTCPKHVLRLSRRLCGQMGRSICDMTPSCACFHVFSGYSRPKYIHLNGSEVPNSVTTTGFKESQGGCFGSCISKHGRVMRSLVIGDSVGGTIPQKGHFSISTVCDGINAKLLFTEQGMPRKVRYSVRRFSWPRGHASAGLLLGLLVCYSSLEPVHAEAANDNGKEGNCKDLSCAKLSHGKKVYSDYSVTGIPGDGRCLFRSVAHGACLRSGRPAPSESLQRELADELRGLVADEFIKRREETEWFVEGDFDTYVSQMRKPHVWGGEPELLMASHVLRMPITVYMYDKDAGGLISIAEYGQEYDKENPIRVLYHGSGHYDTLLIPGKKDVKSGL; via the exons GCAATGCCAAGATGATTGCTTGCTCCTCTTTGAGAACTTGTCCAAAGCATGTTTTGCGCTTAAGTCGTCGCCTTTGTGGACAAATGGGGAGGAGTATTTGTGACATGACGCCTTCCTGTGCATGCTTTCATGTGTTTTCTGGGTATTCCAGGCCAAAGTATATTCATCTGAATGGATCTGAAGTGCCAAACTCTGTAACTACTACTGGCTTTAAAGAGAGCCAAGGTGGATGTTTTGGATCCTGCATCTCCAAGCATGGGCGAGTCATGCGGTCTTTAGTGATTGGAGATTCAGTTGGTGGTACAATTCCTCAAAAAGGACACTTTTCAATATCAACAGTATGTGACGGTATCAATGCCAAACTATTGTTTACAGAGCAAGGGATGCCTAGGAAAGTTAGATATAGTGTGCGCCGTTTTTCTTGGCCTCGAGGGCATGCCTCTGCTGGTTTGCTTCTTGGGCTATTGGTTTGTTATTCAAGTTTGGAACCAGTGCATGCTGAAGCAGCCAATGATAATGGGAAAGAGGGAAATTGCAAGGACTTGTCATGTGCAAAACTTTCGCATGGGAAGAAGGTCTATTCTGATTACTCTGTCACTG GCATACCTGGAGATGGCAGATGTTTATTTCGTTCTGTTGCTCATGGGGCCTGTCTTCGGTCCGGAAGACCAGCTCCGAGCGAGAGCCTTCAGAGAGAACTTGCGGATGAATTACGGGGTTTA GTTGCTGATGAGTTCATCAAAAGACGGGAAGAGACAGAATG GTTTGTTGAAGGTGATTTTGATACGTATGTCTCGCAAATGAGGAAGCCACATGTATGGGGAGGTGAGCCTGAATTGCTCATGGCATCTCATGTTC tcagGATGCCTATCACGGTATACATGTACGATAAGGATGCAGGAGGCCTTATATCAATAGCCGAGTATGGCCAAGAATACGACAAAGAGAATCCCATAAGAGTTCTGTACCATGGTTCTGGCCATTATGATACTTTGCTAATTCCTGGCAAGAAGGATGTGAAGTCGGGACTTTAA
- the LOC115733395 gene encoding OVARIAN TUMOR DOMAIN-containing deubiquitinating enzyme 4 isoform X3, translating to MIACSSLRTCPKHVLRLSRRLCGQMGRSICDMTPSCACFHVFSGYSRPKYIHLNGSEVPNSVTTTGFKESQGGCFGSCISKHGRVMRSLVIGDSVGGTIPQKGHFSISTVCDGINAKLLFTEQGMPRKVRYSVRRFSWPRGHASAGLLLGLLVCYSSLEPVHAEAANDNGKEGNCKDLSCAKLSHGKKVYSDYSVTGIPGDGRCLFRSVAHGACLRSGRPAPSESLQRELADELRGLVADEFIKRREETEWFVEGDFDTYVSQMRKPHVWGGEPELLMASHVLRMPITVYMYDKDAGGLISIAEYGQEYDKENPIRVLYHGSGHYDTLLIPGKKDVKSGL from the exons ATGATTGCTTGCTCCTCTTTGAGAACTTGTCCAAAGCATGTTTTGCGCTTAAGTCGTCGCCTTTGTGGACAAATGGGGAGGAGTATTTGTGACATGACGCCTTCCTGTGCATGCTTTCATGTGTTTTCTGGGTATTCCAGGCCAAAGTATATTCATCTGAATGGATCTGAAGTGCCAAACTCTGTAACTACTACTGGCTTTAAAGAGAGCCAAGGTGGATGTTTTGGATCCTGCATCTCCAAGCATGGGCGAGTCATGCGGTCTTTAGTGATTGGAGATTCAGTTGGTGGTACAATTCCTCAAAAAGGACACTTTTCAATATCAACAGTATGTGACGGTATCAATGCCAAACTATTGTTTACAGAGCAAGGGATGCCTAGGAAAGTTAGATATAGTGTGCGCCGTTTTTCTTGGCCTCGAGGGCATGCCTCTGCTGGTTTGCTTCTTGGGCTATTGGTTTGTTATTCAAGTTTGGAACCAGTGCATGCTGAAGCAGCCAATGATAATGGGAAAGAGGGAAATTGCAAGGACTTGTCATGTGCAAAACTTTCGCATGGGAAGAAGGTCTATTCTGATTACTCTGTCACTG GCATACCTGGAGATGGCAGATGTTTATTTCGTTCTGTTGCTCATGGGGCCTGTCTTCGGTCCGGAAGACCAGCTCCGAGCGAGAGCCTTCAGAGAGAACTTGCGGATGAATTACGGGGTTTA GTTGCTGATGAGTTCATCAAAAGACGGGAAGAGACAGAATG GTTTGTTGAAGGTGATTTTGATACGTATGTCTCGCAAATGAGGAAGCCACATGTATGGGGAGGTGAGCCTGAATTGCTCATGGCATCTCATGTTC tcagGATGCCTATCACGGTATACATGTACGATAAGGATGCAGGAGGCCTTATATCAATAGCCGAGTATGGCCAAGAATACGACAAAGAGAATCCCATAAGAGTTCTGTACCATGGTTCTGGCCATTATGATACTTTGCTAATTCCTGGCAAGAAGGATGTGAAGTCGGGACTTTAA
- the LOC115733395 gene encoding OVARIAN TUMOR DOMAIN-containing deubiquitinating enzyme 4 isoform X1 gives MGILSFNGGNAKMIACSSLRTCPKHVLRLSRRLCGQMGRSICDMTPSCACFHVFSGYSRPKYIHLNGSEVPNSVTTTGFKESQGGCFGSCISKHGRVMRSLVIGDSVGGTIPQKGHFSISTVCDGINAKLLFTEQGMPRKVRYSVRRFSWPRGHASAGLLLGLLVCYSSLEPVHAEAANDNGKEGNCKDLSCAKLSHGKKVYSDYSVTGIPGDGRCLFRSVAHGACLRSGRPAPSESLQRELADELRGLVADEFIKRREETEWFVEGDFDTYVSQMRKPHVWGGEPELLMASHVLRMPITVYMYDKDAGGLISIAEYGQEYDKENPIRVLYHGSGHYDTLLIPGKKDVKSGL, from the exons GCAATGCCAAGATGATTGCTTGCTCCTCTTTGAGAACTTGTCCAAAGCATGTTTTGCGCTTAAGTCGTCGCCTTTGTGGACAAATGGGGAGGAGTATTTGTGACATGACGCCTTCCTGTGCATGCTTTCATGTGTTTTCTGGGTATTCCAGGCCAAAGTATATTCATCTGAATGGATCTGAAGTGCCAAACTCTGTAACTACTACTGGCTTTAAAGAGAGCCAAGGTGGATGTTTTGGATCCTGCATCTCCAAGCATGGGCGAGTCATGCGGTCTTTAGTGATTGGAGATTCAGTTGGTGGTACAATTCCTCAAAAAGGACACTTTTCAATATCAACAGTATGTGACGGTATCAATGCCAAACTATTGTTTACAGAGCAAGGGATGCCTAGGAAAGTTAGATATAGTGTGCGCCGTTTTTCTTGGCCTCGAGGGCATGCCTCTGCTGGTTTGCTTCTTGGGCTATTGGTTTGTTATTCAAGTTTGGAACCAGTGCATGCTGAAGCAGCCAATGATAATGGGAAAGAGGGAAATTGCAAGGACTTGTCATGTGCAAAACTTTCGCATGGGAAGAAGGTCTATTCTGATTACTCTGTCACTG GCATACCTGGAGATGGCAGATGTTTATTTCGTTCTGTTGCTCATGGGGCCTGTCTTCGGTCCGGAAGACCAGCTCCGAGCGAGAGCCTTCAGAGAGAACTTGCGGATGAATTACGGGGTTTA GTTGCTGATGAGTTCATCAAAAGACGGGAAGAGACAGAATG GTTTGTTGAAGGTGATTTTGATACGTATGTCTCGCAAATGAGGAAGCCACATGTATGGGGAGGTGAGCCTGAATTGCTCATGGCATCTCATGTTC tcagGATGCCTATCACGGTATACATGTACGATAAGGATGCAGGAGGCCTTATATCAATAGCCGAGTATGGCCAAGAATACGACAAAGAGAATCCCATAAGAGTTCTGTACCATGGTTCTGGCCATTATGATACTTTGCTAATTCCTGGCAAGAAGGATGTGAAGTCGGGACTTTAA